The DNA sequence GCAGGGCCACGAGCGGATCGCTCGCGCACCGCGTCCGGCTGCCCGGCCGCAACGACGAGTTCCGCGAACTCGCCGACGCCTTCGACGCGATGCTCGTACGACTGGAAGCGCACGTCGCCGAGCAGCGGAGGTTCGCGGCCAACGCCTCTCACGAGCTGCGCACCCCCCTGGCGATCTCGAAGGCGCTCCTCGATGTGGCCCGCACCGATCCGGACCACGACACCGGCGAACTCATCGACCGCCTCCACACCGTGAACACCCGGGCGATCGACCTCACCGAGGCACTGCTCGTGATCAGCCGGGTCGAGCAGCGGTCCTTCACCCGGGAGCGCGTCGACCTGTCCCTCGTGGCGGAGGACGCCACCGAAACGCTGCTGCCCCTCGCGGAGAAGCACGGGGTCACCGTCGAGACCGAGGGGGACATCGCCCCCGCGGTCGGCTCACCCGTGCTCCTGCTGCAGTTGGCCACGAACCTCGTGCACAACGCGATCGTCCACAACCTGCCCGCAGGGGGCACCGTGTGGGTCCGCACCGCCGTCCGCCCCGGGACGGTCACCCTCACCGTCGAGAACACCGGTGAGCCGGTCGCCCCGGAGCTGGCCTCGACGCTCACCGAGCCGTTCCAGCGCGGCACCGAGCGCATCCACACGGACCACGCGGGGGTCGGCCTCGGCCTGGCGATCGTCCAGACCATCGCCCACGCACACGACGGGGCGCTCACCCTCACCCCGCGCCCTGCCGGTGGCCTCCGCGTCACCGTGGAACTGCCCGCGACGGCGGCGCAGGCCGACGGGTGAGGAGTCACCGGCTCCGTCGCCCGCGCGCCGCGCACCAGTCCAGCGCGTGCGGAAACGGCGAAGGCCCCCTCGACGAGGGGGCCTTCGCCTTGGAGCGCCCGGCAGGCCTTGCACCTACATTTCCCATCGGATGATGGGCGTCTTTCCTTGGACCACAGACGCGTGACTCCTGTGCCCTGCACCGGAGTTGCACCGAAATCATACACGGGCGGGAGACTGCCCCGGACCGCGGCCGACGACAGGACCGGGCCGCGCCGCGACGGCGCGACCCGGTCCACCGCGTCAGTCCTGGCGGCTGGTGACCTCGACGAGGTGCATGCCGAACTGGGTCTTCACCGGGCCCTGGACCTCGCCGACCGGAGCCGAGAAGACGACCTGGTCGAACTCGGGCACCATCTGGCCCGGGCCGAACGAGCCGAGGTTCCCGCCGTCGCGCGACGAGGGGCACGAGGAGTGCTTCTTCGCCAGCTCGGCGAAGTCCGCTCCGCCCTCGATCTGCTGCTTCAGCTGCAAGGCCTCGGTCTCGGTCTTGACCAAGATGTGCCGCGCGGTAGCCCTAGCCATGTGTTACATCCTCTCCAGTACACGTCAACGCCGCCAAGAGTACGTGCCCGGTACTTCAGCGGCACTTCGTGAGGGGCTCGGTCCGCCCGACCGTGGGACTGGGCGGTGACGGGTTCAGAAGGCCATGGCGCAGCAGCCATAGGACTAACCGTTAGCTTTTCATATCGGTTACTCATTTGCGGCCGCACTGCCTCCGCGGTTGGTAGCGTTCGGCCCATGACCGTCACGCCCGGCCGCCGCGAGCGCAAGAAGGCCGCCACCCGCCAGAAGATCGCCGACGCCGCCCTGCGGCTCTTCCTGGAACGCGGCTACGACGCGGTGGGCATCCGAGAGGTCGCCGCCGAAGCCGACGTGGCCGTCACCACCCTCTTCGCCCACTTCGCCTCCAAAGAGGCCCTGGTCTTCGAGCAGGACGACGACTTCGAACAGCGCCTCACGCAGGCGGCCGCCGGCCGGGCGCCGGACCAGCCCCTGATCCCCGCCCTGCACCGCGAGATCCAGACCCTGGTGCGGCACTGCACAGGGGAGGGCACCACTCCGATCTGGAGCATGATCAACGAGTCGCGCGCCTTGCGGGAGTACGAGGAGTCGATGCGGCTGCGCCACGCGGAGTCGCTGGCCACGACGCTCGCCGCCGACCCCGGCGTGGCGCAGAGCGCGACGGCCTGCAGGACGATCGCGAGGTTCGTGGTCGACGCCTACTCGCTGGCCCGCGAGGCAGCCGATCCGGACGCCGCCCTCGACGAGATCTTCCAGATGATCGAGGCCGCCTGGGAGGCCGCTTCCCCTTCCCGAAGTGCCTGAGGGGGCACCCCCGGAAGCGCCCACGGCGCGACGCCGTCCATACGGCCGACCCCGCGCCGACTCCCGTACGCCTTCGGGAAGTTGACGGGCGCACCCCATTGACGCATGGCATGGCCACAACTAAACAACTCTGAGAGCGCTCTCAGAACCGGCCGCCCTCACTGGGCGCCCTCCCCCACCCTCCGAGGTGCCCCATGCGAGCAAGACGCGCCCCCTTCCGCTCTCTCCCGCGCAGGCCGCTCCGCACCGCTCTGCTCACCGGCCTCGCCGCCCTCGGCCTGACCGCCCCGCTGCTCGCCCCGGGCGCGGCGAACGCCGACGTCCCCCCGGCCCCCGGCTGGACCCTCCAGTGGAGCGACGACTTCGACGGGCCCGCCCGCTCGCTGCCCTCCGCCGCGAACTGGCAGGTCGACACCGGCCACAACTACCCCGGCGGGCCCGCGAACTGGGGCACCGGCGAGGTCCAGAGCTACACCTCGTCCCCCGACAACCTGGCCCTCGACGGCGGCGGCAACCTGCGCATCACACCGCTCAGGGACGGCGCGGGGAACTGGACGTCCGGCCGCGTCGAGACGCGGCGCGCCGACTTCAAGGCCCCGGCGGGCGGCACCCTCGCCATCGAGGGCCGCATCCAGATGCCGAACGTCACCGGCGAGCAGGCGCTCGGCTACTGGCCCGCCTTCTGGGCGCTCGGCGCGCCCTACCGGGGCAACTACTGGAACTGGCCGTCGATCGGCGAGTTCGACGTGATGGAGAACGTGAACGGGATCAACTCCGTGTGGGGCGTGCTGCACTGCGGCGTGAACCCGGGCGGCCCGTGCGACGAGACCAACGGCATCGGCGCGAGCCGCGCCTGCCCGGGCGCCTCGTGCCAGTCCGCGTTCCACACGTACCGCTTCGAGTGGGACCGGTCGGCGAGCCCGAACGTGCTGCGCTGGTACGTCGACGGACAGCTGTTCCACAGCGTCGACGAGAACCGCGTGGGCGCCCGGGCGTGGGCCGACATGACCGGCCACGCCGGGTACTTCGTCCTGCTCAACGTCGCGATGGGCGGCGGCTTCCCCGACGGTGTCGCGGGCCGCGCCACGCCGGTCGCGGCGACGGAGCCGGGCCGGTCCATGCTCGTCGACTACGTGGCGGTGTGGACGCGCGGCGGCGGGGGCGGCGACCCCGGCCCCGGCACGCCGTCCACCCTGCACCTGCGCCCCGGCGGCACGCTCGGCGAGGCCACGGGCACCGCGTCCGCCACCACGCTCGCGTCGGCGAGCGGCACCAACCACGACGGCGCCCCCAACACCCCGCAGACGTTCACCGCGACCGGCGTGAACGGCGCCCACAACGGCGGGGCGACCCAGTTCGACCTGCTCGTCGACGCGGGCTCCACCGTGGCCAACGGCCAGCAGGTGCGGGTGAGTTACGACCGCACGGGCGACGGCTCCTGGGACCGCACGGAGACCTACCGCTACTTCGCGACGGACCCGGTGCCGGGGTACGAGCACTACACCCAGGGCCAGGGCCTGAAGTCGGCCACCGGCGAACACGGCACGATGCGCGGCGGCACGGTACGGGTCGAGGTCTGGAACGCCATCGGGAACGGGCCGAGCACCCTGGGCACCGGCAACCAGTCGGTCGTACGGATTCCCTTCGGATGAGGCCGAGGACGGCCCGAGGCCCGGCCCGCCGGAGAGGGCCGCCCCCCGCGCGCCGGAGCGCTTCCCGGCCGGGCGGCGGCTCCCCCGCCATCCCTTCGGGGAGTTTGACGGCCGCGCCCCCGGCCGGGCGGCCCGCCGCGCGGCACCATGGCGAGCGCTCACGGCCTCGGGGATCCGTCGAACAGGGGAATCACATGAGAGCGCACAAGCGTCCGGCCGTGTTCGCCGCCGCCCTGGCCGCGATCTTCGCGACGGCCGCCGCACCGGGGGCGGGAGCCGCCGACCGCCCCGCCCCCGAACAACGGGCCCCGCGCGTGGGGCCGTTCCAGATCAAGAACCACGGGGTGGGGCGCTGTCTGGGCTTCCCCGCGGGCGACGACCGCATGCGGGTGTGGAACTGCACGTCGGAGCCGTACCAGCTCTGGGACCTGATCGCGGACGGCCGGGGCGCCTACCACGTCGCGACCCGCGGGGACGGCCGGTGTCTCGCGGGCTGGGCCCAGGGCCCGGAGCGCTGGGCGACCTGGCTGTCGGACTGCGACCGCAGCTTCACCAACGAGGACCAGCTATGGTACGTCCACCCGGCGCACAGCGCGGAGCCCGCGACCATCGCGAACCTCTTCGGGCGCGTCCTGGAGCCGGACCGGGCCTGGGGCGGCGCGAACGAGGCGCCCGTCGTGATCCACTCCCCCGACGGACGGCCGAACCAGCAGTGGACGCTGGTCTACGGCCCCTGACACCCGGCCCGCCTATCGCTCCGCCGTCTTCTTCAGGGCGTCGAGCCATTCCTTGAGCGAGCCGTCGAGGGCGGCGGCGAGGTTGTCCCGGTCGGCGTCGACCGGGGCTCCCGCCCAGGATTCGCGGGTGCGGACCACGACGCCGTCGCGGTCCTCGGTGAAGGTCCACTCGTGCACGCCGGTGATGCCGTGAGCGGGGCCGCCCCACAGGATGCGGTGCGGGGCGTCGACCGCGTAGACGGTGGAGTCGATGGACAGGCCCGCCGTCCTCCAGTGGAGAGTGGTGCCGGGCGCGACGGGGCCGTCGAGCCGGGCCTCGCTGATGGCGTGCTGCCACTCGGGCCAGGAGCCGATGCCGGTGTGCAGCCGCCAGACCCGCTCCAGCGGCGCGGCGATCCGCAAGGTGTGGTCGGCGACGACGGGGGCCTTCTCGTCGATGGTCGTGGGGTAGTGCGTCATGGCGGTTCCTCCGTGGCGTCTGTGTGAGTTGAGGGGTGGGTCAGGCGGGCAGTTCGGAGTCGGGGATCCAGTGGCCGTGGATCCCGGCGGGCACCCGGCGGGGCAGTTCGACGGCGGCCACGGTGCTCAGGTCGCCCGCGTCCAGGACGAGCAGCTCCGAGGCGTCGGCCTTGAAGTCACTGACGATGGTGAGCAGATAGCCGTCGTCCTCGGCGGTGCCGCCCGCGGCGGGCGCGAAGACGGCCTCGCCGGGCATCCGGCCCTCGCCGTGCGCGAGCAGCTTCTCCTTGCCGGTCAGCGAGTCGAACTTGACCGTGTGGTAGCCCGAGAGGCCCGCGCCGGGGAAGGCGATGGCGTAGCTGTAGCGGTGGGCCGACCCGGTGCGGGCGTCGTTGATCGACGGGAACTCGGTGACCAGGTCGTTGAGAGGCTCGGTGGTGACCTTGCCGGTGGCCGGGTCGACGGTCCACCGGTGGAGCGTCGACCCGGCGTCGGGGCTGGTGCCGTAGCCGGGGGCACCGACCCACCACTTCCACGAGCTCTCCCAGGCGGAGCGGTCGAAGCGCGGCGCTTCGAGGACGATCCGGCCCCGCGTGTCGGTGTGGGCGCCCGCCACGTGCAGCAGCGCGGCCTGGTCGGCCACCTCGAACCAGCTGGTCCTGCCCCCGGCGCGCGGCATCACGCCGATGCGCAGCGGGACGTCGTCGTGCCAGCGGTAGGGGATGCCGGAGTGCTCGGCGTGGTCGAAGACCACCGGCGAGTCGATGAAGACGACGTGCTCGCGGGTGATCGCGAAGTCGTGCATCAGTGAGGGTCCCGCGCCGTCGACGACCTGCGACCTGACGATGTCTCCGGAGGCGTCGGCGACGTAGTGGGTCAGATGCGGCGGGAAGGGGCTGTAGCTGAAGAAGTGCAGCTCGCCGGTCTGCGGGTCCTCCTTGGGGTGCGCGGTCATGGCGCTGGTGAGCTTGCCGCCGAAGTCGTACACACCGATCGTGTCGAGGTCGGCGCCGACCTCCCAGGGCAGGTTGGCCTCCTGGAGGGCCAGGTAGCGGCCCCCGTGAAAGATGATGTTGGTGGCGGCGGCGCTGACGTCGAGCTCGGTCCCGGTGAACGGCACGCCGTCCAGGAAGGGGGTGCGCACCCAGCGGTTGCGGTACCACTCGGCCCGGCCGTCCGTGAGGCGCACGCCGTGGATCATGCCTTCGCCGCGGAACCAGT is a window from the Streptomyces spectabilis genome containing:
- a CDS encoding peptidylprolyl isomerase, whose product is MARATARHILVKTETEALQLKQQIEGGADFAELAKKHSSCPSSRDGGNLGSFGPGQMVPEFDQVVFSAPVGEVQGPVKTQFGMHLVEVTSRQD
- a CDS encoding RICIN domain-containing protein, coding for MRAHKRPAVFAAALAAIFATAAAPGAGAADRPAPEQRAPRVGPFQIKNHGVGRCLGFPAGDDRMRVWNCTSEPYQLWDLIADGRGAYHVATRGDGRCLAGWAQGPERWATWLSDCDRSFTNEDQLWYVHPAHSAEPATIANLFGRVLEPDRAWGGANEAPVVIHSPDGRPNQQWTLVYGP
- a CDS encoding SRPBCC family protein — its product is MTHYPTTIDEKAPVVADHTLRIAAPLERVWRLHTGIGSWPEWQHAISEARLDGPVAPGTTLHWRTAGLSIDSTVYAVDAPHRILWGGPAHGITGVHEWTFTEDRDGVVVRTRESWAGAPVDADRDNLAAALDGSLKEWLDALKKTAER
- a CDS encoding carotenoid oxygenase family protein, with protein sequence MTLDKPYVSGHFTPVTDEVTGRDLKVRGTLPPELNGRYFRNGHNPKPGITPTHWFRGEGMIHGVRLTDGRAEWYRNRWVRTPFLDGVPFTGTELDVSAAATNIIFHGGRYLALQEANLPWEVGADLDTIGVYDFGGKLTSAMTAHPKEDPQTGELHFFSYSPFPPHLTHYVADASGDIVRSQVVDGAGPSLMHDFAITREHVVFIDSPVVFDHAEHSGIPYRWHDDVPLRIGVMPRAGGRTSWFEVADQAALLHVAGAHTDTRGRIVLEAPRFDRSAWESSWKWWVGAPGYGTSPDAGSTLHRWTVDPATGKVTTEPLNDLVTEFPSINDARTGSAHRYSYAIAFPGAGLSGYHTVKFDSLTGKEKLLAHGEGRMPGEAVFAPAAGGTAEDDGYLLTIVSDFKADASELLVLDAGDLSTVAAVELPRRVPAGIHGHWIPDSELPA
- a CDS encoding TetR/AcrR family transcriptional regulator; amino-acid sequence: MTVTPGRRERKKAATRQKIADAALRLFLERGYDAVGIREVAAEADVAVTTLFAHFASKEALVFEQDDDFEQRLTQAAAGRAPDQPLIPALHREIQTLVRHCTGEGTTPIWSMINESRALREYEESMRLRHAESLATTLAADPGVAQSATACRTIARFVVDAYSLAREAADPDAALDEIFQMIEAAWEAASPSRSA
- a CDS encoding glycoside hydrolase family 16 protein encodes the protein MRARRAPFRSLPRRPLRTALLTGLAALGLTAPLLAPGAANADVPPAPGWTLQWSDDFDGPARSLPSAANWQVDTGHNYPGGPANWGTGEVQSYTSSPDNLALDGGGNLRITPLRDGAGNWTSGRVETRRADFKAPAGGTLAIEGRIQMPNVTGEQALGYWPAFWALGAPYRGNYWNWPSIGEFDVMENVNGINSVWGVLHCGVNPGGPCDETNGIGASRACPGASCQSAFHTYRFEWDRSASPNVLRWYVDGQLFHSVDENRVGARAWADMTGHAGYFVLLNVAMGGGFPDGVAGRATPVAATEPGRSMLVDYVAVWTRGGGGGDPGPGTPSTLHLRPGGTLGEATGTASATTLASASGTNHDGAPNTPQTFTATGVNGAHNGGATQFDLLVDAGSTVANGQQVRVSYDRTGDGSWDRTETYRYFATDPVPGYEHYTQGQGLKSATGEHGTMRGGTVRVEVWNAIGNGPSTLGTGNQSVVRIPFG
- a CDS encoding sensor histidine kinase, which translates into the protein MDRQPGVSVRVKLTLSYAGFLMVAGALLMGAVWVFLLRYVPDRAKLYNPDDRPNGGPFPIRSALLEAFVPKAAAVLAFLLVFGLVGGWFLAGRMLAPLTRVTDAARRATSGSLAHRVRLPGRNDEFRELADAFDAMLVRLEAHVAEQRRFAANASHELRTPLAISKALLDVARTDPDHDTGELIDRLHTVNTRAIDLTEALLVISRVEQRSFTRERVDLSLVAEDATETLLPLAEKHGVTVETEGDIAPAVGSPVLLLQLATNLVHNAIVHNLPAGGTVWVRTAVRPGTVTLTVENTGEPVAPELASTLTEPFQRGTERIHTDHAGVGLGLAIVQTIAHAHDGALTLTPRPAGGLRVTVELPATAAQADG